The following coding sequences lie in one Apium graveolens cultivar Ventura chromosome 1, ASM990537v1, whole genome shotgun sequence genomic window:
- the LOC141677185 gene encoding uncharacterized protein LOC141677185 → MTQTWGFLFGYTNIIANGAIVLITILSIVVYKFRQQQEAEFLAKKNYLLSLSVRQMCYCFSFYEMKQATSNFDDTLVIGKGGFGNVYKGTLAVGDTPTAVAIKRLNSMSNQGSAEFLAEIQMLTKLRHSHLVSLIGYCDEGWEMILVYEFMAGGTLADHLYKRVRQGDTSLRPLSWVQRLKICIGAAQGLHYLHSGTGIQHRIIHRDVKATNILLDENFAAKISDFGLSKISPANQATTYVSTRVKGTCGYLDPYYYQTLRLTWRSDVYSFGVVLFEVLCGRPAVDRTLEEEQIGLAGWAQHCFGEEIIGKIIEPRMKEEACPDSLELLVKVAIQCIDIRPKHRPTMAEVLVCLESALALQTKSTEYYLPEIIPSHDDQVEKDRSDFEVESENYGTGKDNIANIRHQKKQPYAMQRFVAFLSVTAQTISASREAKTARDNGVLTAILKSSKLKSYTFKDLNLATRKFNTDGVLGTGFNHSVYEGWVDESTFSAARWGTGMPIAVKRLRTESRQVDKWWLTGINNVGKLSHPNIVKLIGYCCDKKHRLQVYEYMPQGSLDTHLFKRDSDSQPLSWKLRISIALGAARALAYLHSPETNLIHRDIKPSKILIDSNYNAKLSGFGSAKDGPRHEETHVTTLVQGTFGYADPEYFMTSQVTTKSDVYSFGVVLLNILTGRKAILRAEEMNLASWAHSKEHVISDIMDADINGQYTAGEASKAFSLALKCTSEDSKSRPNAKQVVEELDQLLASINLENINKPTESNLSKSTASPSTGRN, encoded by the exons ATGACACAAACTTGGGGATTTCTATTTGGATATACAAACATCATTGCAAATGGAGCAATTGTTCTCATTACCATCTTAAGTATCGTGGTTTATAAGTTTCGACAACAACAAGAAGCAGAATTCTTGGCGAAAAAGAACTACCTTTTATCATTGTCTGTTCGACAAATGTGTTACTGCTTCTCTTTCTACGAGATGAAGCAAGCAACATCTAACTTCGACGACACATTAGTGATCGGGAAAGGTGGGTTTGGAAATGTTTACAAAGGGACTCTTGCAGTTGGAGATACACCAACTGCAGTTGCAATAAAACGGTTAAATTCCATGTCAAATCAAGGATCCGCGGAATTCCTGGCAGAGATTCAGATGCTCACAAAACTCCGACACAGCCATCTAGTGTCTTTGATCGGTTATTGCGACGAAGGTTGGGAGATGATTTTGGTTTATGAATTTATGGCTGGCGGAACGCTAGCTGATCATCTGTATAAAAGGGTTAGACAAGGTGATACTTCTCTCCGACCTCTGTCATGGGTTCAACGCCTCAAGATTTGCATTGGAGCAGCACAAGGACTGCATTATCTTCACAGTGGTACAGGCATTCAGCACAGGATTATACACCGGGATGTAAAGGCCACTAACATTTTACTGGATGAGAATTTTGCAGCTAAGATTTCGGACTTTGGACTATCTAAAATAAGTCCAGCAAATCAGGCAACTACATATGTAAGCACTCGTGTGAAAGGCACCTGCGGTTACTTGGATCCCTATTATTATCAAACGCTTAGACTAACATGGAGATCTGATGTGTATTCCTTTGGTGTTGTGTTATTTGAGGTCTTGTGTGGAAGACCAGCCGTGGACCGCACTTTGGAGGAAGAACAAATAGGTTTAGCTGGATGGGCACAACACTGCTTCGGAGAGGAAATAATTGGGAAGATTATTGAACCCCGAATGAAGGAGGAGGCATGTCCTGATTCCTTAGAGTTGTTGGTGAAAGTTGCAATCCAGTGTATAGATATTAGACCAAAACACCGTCCCACTATGGCTGAGGTCTTGGTCTGTCTGGAGTCTGCCTTGGCCTTGCAAACAAAGAGCACAGAATATTATTTACCGGAGATAATACCTAGTCATGATGACCAAGTAGAGAAAGATAGATCAGATTTTGAGGTGGAAAGTGAAAATTACGGAACAGGGAAGGATAATATTGCCAACATTAGGCATCAGAAAAAGCAACCTTATGCTATGCAAAGGTTTGTTGCTTTTCTTTCAGTAACAGCTCAGACCATATCAG CCAGTAGAGAAGCAAAGACAGCGAGAGACAATGGTGTGCTGACAGCAATCCTCAAGTCATCGAAGTTGAAGAGTTACACATTCAAAGACCTTAATTTAGCTACGAGGAAGTTCAATACTGATGGTGTGTTGGGGACAGGATTTAACCACAGTGTTTATGAGGGTTGGGTCGATGAGAGCACATTTTCGGCTGCAAGATGGGGTACTGGCATGCCTATTGCAGTCAAGAGATTAAGAACAGAATCACGCCAGGTGGACAAGTGGTGGTTG ACAGGAATCAATAATGTAGGGAAACTTTCTCATCCTAATATCGTGAAATTGATTGGATACTGCTGTGATAAGAAACATCGGCTTCAAGTATATGAGTACATGCCTCAGGGAAGCTTAGACACGCATCTCTTCAAGA GGGATTCTGACTCTCAACCACTCTCTTGGAAACTTCGTATAAGTATTGCTCTTGGAGCAGCGAGGGCGCTTGCATATCTACACAGTCCAGAAACAAATTTGATTCATCGTGATATCAAACCATCCAAAATATTGATTGATTCT AATTACAACGCAAAGCTCTCTGGGTTTGGGTCGGCTAAGGACGGACCACGACATGAAGAAACCCACGTGACTACACTTGTTCAGGGAACATTTGGTTATGCTGATCCTGAATATTTCATGACAA GTCAGGTAACGACGAAAAGTGATGTCTATAGCTTTGGAGTTGTCCTCCTGAACATTTTGACAGGACGAAAGGCAATATTAAGAGCAGAGGAAATGAATCTTGCTTCTTGGGCTCACTCCAAAGAGCATGTGATTTCGGATATAATGGATGCAGATATCAACGGCCAATATACTGCAGGAGAAGCATCAAAAGCTTTTTCCCTCGCGCTTAAATGCACCTCAGAAGATTCCAAATCAAGACCTAATGCAAAGCAAGTAGTAGAAGAACTAGATCAGCTTCTTGCTTCGATAAACCTGGAAAATATTAACAAACCAACAGAGAGCAACTTAAGCAAGTCAACTGCCTCTCCTTCAACAGGCAGGAATTGA